In a genomic window of Curtobacterium flaccumfaciens pv. betae:
- a CDS encoding ABC transporter substrate-binding protein, whose product MTRKIRAAAAIALIGATALVASGCSAGSDASEDGGKVTMTFWHNSTTGPGKAYWASTVKAFEEKYPNVTIKTQAIQNEDLDGKLQTALNSGDAPDVFLQRGGGKMDAMIAAGQLMDISDSISADAKKSISAGTFAGYEKDGKTYAMPGAVLPEGIWYSKDLFKEAGIEGTPTTMDELNDAITKLKAKDIDPVAVGAKDAWPAAHWYYNFALRECSQKTLEDTAKSLKFDNACWTKAGEQLEDFNATKPFNNGFLTTAAQQGAGSSAGLLANHKAAMELMGAWDPGVIASLTPDAKPLPDLGWFPFPAIDGGKGDPKSMMGGVDGNSCSAQAPKKACTDFLNFIVQKDNQEGYYKAFNAIPVNKEAQSVVDSDYLKTALAAYQEAPFVSQYLDTLYGQNVGNALNTSVVDLLADKGSAKDIVETTNQAAAKG is encoded by the coding sequence ATGACGAGGAAGATCCGTGCCGCGGCAGCCATCGCGCTGATCGGGGCCACAGCACTGGTGGCCAGTGGGTGCTCGGCGGGCAGCGATGCCTCCGAGGACGGCGGGAAGGTCACGATGACCTTCTGGCACAACTCGACCACCGGACCGGGCAAGGCCTACTGGGCCTCGACGGTCAAGGCGTTCGAGGAGAAGTACCCGAACGTCACCATCAAGACCCAGGCGATCCAGAACGAGGACCTGGACGGCAAGCTCCAGACCGCCCTCAACTCCGGCGACGCCCCCGACGTGTTCCTGCAGCGCGGCGGCGGCAAGATGGACGCGATGATCGCTGCCGGGCAGCTCATGGACATCTCCGACTCCATCAGCGCCGACGCGAAGAAGTCCATCAGCGCGGGCACGTTCGCCGGGTACGAGAAGGACGGCAAGACCTACGCCATGCCGGGCGCGGTGCTCCCCGAGGGCATCTGGTACTCGAAGGACCTGTTCAAGGAAGCCGGCATCGAGGGCACGCCCACGACCATGGACGAGCTGAACGACGCGATCACGAAGCTCAAGGCCAAGGACATCGACCCGGTCGCCGTCGGCGCGAAGGACGCCTGGCCGGCCGCCCACTGGTACTACAACTTCGCGCTCCGCGAGTGCAGCCAGAAGACCCTCGAGGACACGGCGAAGTCGCTGAAGTTCGACAACGCCTGCTGGACGAAGGCCGGCGAGCAGCTCGAGGACTTCAACGCCACCAAGCCCTTCAACAACGGCTTCCTGACCACCGCCGCACAGCAGGGCGCCGGCAGCTCCGCCGGTCTCCTCGCCAACCACAAGGCGGCCATGGAGCTCATGGGCGCGTGGGACCCGGGCGTGATCGCGTCGCTGACGCCGGACGCCAAGCCGCTGCCCGACCTCGGCTGGTTCCCGTTCCCCGCGATCGACGGTGGCAAGGGTGACCCGAAGTCGATGATGGGTGGTGTCGACGGCAACTCCTGCTCGGCGCAGGCCCCGAAGAAGGCGTGCACCGACTTCCTGAACTTCATCGTGCAGAAGGACAACCAGGAGGGCTACTACAAGGCCTTCAACGCCATCCCGGTGAACAAGGAAGCCCAGTCGGTCGTCGACTCGGACTACCTGAAGACGGCCCTGGCCGCCTACCAGGAGGCCCCGTTCGTCTCGCAGTACCTCGACACCCTGTACGGCCAGAACGTCGGCAACGCGCTGAACACCAGCGTCGTCGACCTGCTCGCCGACAAGGGCAGCGCGAAGGACATCGTCGAGACCACCAACCAGGCTGCGGCCAAGGGCTGA
- a CDS encoding carbohydrate ABC transporter permease, protein MTLDTSLGTTPTTGSDTAAGTSPAGSGSPLPAGRRTKRRIADWRKRVEIAVLAGPAVIVFVTFVILPVALAAYYGFFKWQGYGPPTDFVGLQNYLIIFQDKAFHAVLMHNGFIVVLSLVLQGPIAIVLALLLNQKMHGRGLVRVLVFVPYVISEVIVGTGWSLMLQSNGAVNDLFQSIGLGGLRADWLSNPDIAIWTLLVIISWKYIGFAVILFLAGLQSIPEELFEAAAIDGAGYWQIQRRITLPLLGPTIRIWAFLSIIGSLQLFDLVYIIWGQYIASTAGTSTMATYMVANGRTSGNFGFGSAVAVVMFVISLVVALIYQRFVLRRDTAGALTERKN, encoded by the coding sequence ATGACCCTCGACACCTCGCTCGGTACGACTCCGACCACCGGGTCGGACACGGCCGCGGGGACGTCCCCGGCGGGGAGCGGTTCGCCGCTCCCCGCCGGTCGGCGGACCAAGCGCCGCATCGCGGACTGGCGGAAGCGCGTCGAGATCGCGGTCCTCGCCGGACCCGCGGTCATCGTCTTCGTCACGTTCGTGATCCTGCCCGTGGCGCTCGCCGCCTACTACGGGTTCTTCAAGTGGCAGGGCTACGGCCCGCCCACCGACTTCGTCGGGCTGCAGAACTACCTGATCATCTTCCAGGACAAGGCGTTCCACGCGGTCCTGATGCACAACGGCTTCATCGTCGTGCTCTCCCTGGTGCTGCAGGGACCGATCGCGATCGTGCTCGCACTGCTGCTCAACCAGAAGATGCACGGCCGAGGACTCGTCCGCGTGCTCGTCTTCGTGCCGTACGTCATCTCCGAGGTGATCGTCGGCACCGGGTGGAGCCTGATGCTCCAGTCGAACGGCGCCGTGAACGACCTGTTCCAGAGCATCGGCCTGGGCGGACTCCGTGCGGACTGGCTGTCGAACCCCGACATCGCCATCTGGACGCTGCTCGTGATCATCTCGTGGAAGTACATCGGCTTCGCGGTGATCCTGTTCCTCGCCGGCCTGCAGAGCATCCCCGAGGAACTGTTCGAGGCCGCCGCCATCGACGGCGCCGGCTACTGGCAGATCCAGCGGCGCATCACCCTGCCGCTGCTCGGTCCGACCATCCGCATCTGGGCGTTCCTGTCGATCATCGGCTCGCTGCAGCTGTTCGACCTCGTCTACATCATCTGGGGGCAGTACATCGCGTCGACCGCGGGCACCTCGACGATGGCGACGTACATGGTCGCCAACGGCCGGACCTCGGGCAACTTCGGCTTCGGCAGCGCCGTCGCGGTCGTGATGTTCGTGATCTCGCTCGTGGTCGCCCTGATCTACCAGCGCTTCGTGCTCCGCCGCGACACCGCGGGTGCACTCACCGAGAGGAAGAACTGA
- a CDS encoding carbohydrate ABC transporter permease yields the protein MSTTSIVAPGRRAVRERRSSAAIGRANPLTYVVAILFVAANLAPVLYIVLGGFRTNSQITTSPAGLPAPFEFGNYGSVLSSGIFWQQLGNSTISAVTTTLGVVVLGLMVSFVLARYRFAGRGALYALFAAGLMFPITVAITPLYLLVKDLGLTNSLAGVILPQIAFALPTTVIILVPFLRAIPDELEEAASIDGASRLGFFFRMVVPLSLPGVVTVGILAFIASWNSYILPLFILNNEAAYTLPLGVQSFSSQYSVDTAKVLAFTSMSMIPALVFFTIFQRRIVGGLTGAVKG from the coding sequence ATGTCCACCACGAGCATCGTCGCCCCCGGGCGCCGGGCCGTGCGGGAGCGACGGTCCAGTGCCGCGATCGGACGCGCGAACCCGCTGACCTACGTCGTCGCGATCCTGTTCGTCGCCGCCAACCTGGCACCCGTGCTCTACATCGTGCTGGGCGGCTTCCGGACCAACTCGCAGATCACCACGAGCCCCGCCGGACTACCGGCACCGTTCGAGTTCGGCAACTACGGGTCCGTGCTGTCCAGCGGCATCTTCTGGCAGCAGCTCGGCAACTCCACGATCAGCGCCGTCACGACCACCCTCGGGGTCGTCGTGCTCGGGCTGATGGTGAGCTTCGTGCTCGCCCGCTACCGGTTCGCCGGCCGCGGGGCGCTCTACGCCCTGTTCGCCGCTGGTCTGATGTTCCCGATCACCGTCGCGATCACCCCGCTGTACCTGCTCGTCAAGGACCTCGGTCTGACGAACAGCCTGGCCGGCGTGATCCTGCCGCAGATCGCGTTCGCGCTGCCGACCACCGTCATCATCCTGGTGCCGTTCCTGCGGGCGATCCCCGACGAGCTCGAGGAGGCCGCGTCGATCGACGGAGCGAGCCGTCTCGGGTTCTTCTTCCGGATGGTCGTGCCGCTGTCGCTGCCCGGCGTCGTCACGGTCGGCATCCTGGCGTTCATCGCCAGCTGGAACAGCTACATCCTGCCGCTGTTCATCCTGAACAACGAGGCCGCGTACACCCTGCCGCTCGGTGTCCAGTCGTTCTCGTCGCAGTACTCCGTCGACACCGCCAAGGTGCTCGCGTTCACCTCGATGTCGATGATCCCGGCGCTCGTGTTCTTCACGATCTTCCAGCGCCGCATCGTCGGTGGCCTGACCGGGGCGGTGAAGGGGTGA